A genomic window from Tolypothrix sp. PCC 7910 includes:
- the ruvB gene encoding Holliday junction branch migration DNA helicase RuvB, with translation MAIISSKKQPQEPDGQPPQRQESAKASSHQELLQAEAAIDEQGKQEESIRPQRFADYIGQKDLKDVLDIAIKAAKSRGEVLDHLLLYGPPGLGKTTMAMILASEMGVNYKITSAPALERPRDIVGLLVNLKPGDILFVDEIHRLSRMTEEILYPAMEDYRLDITIGKGSSARIRSIPLSKFTLVGATTRVGALTSPLRDRFGLVQKLRFYEVEELSKIVLRTAQLLQTPITQDGATEIARRSRGTPRIANRLLKRVRDYAEVKQAGEINQIVAGEALQLFQVDPCGLDWTDRKMLSVIIEQFNGGPVGLETIAAATGEDTQTIEEVYEPYLMQIGYLSRTPRGRTATTAAYKHLGFKPPNEQLSLL, from the coding sequence ATGGCGATTATTTCCTCGAAAAAACAGCCTCAAGAACCCGATGGACAACCACCGCAGCGTCAAGAGTCAGCAAAAGCTTCTTCTCACCAAGAACTTTTGCAAGCCGAAGCTGCGATCGATGAACAAGGTAAGCAAGAAGAAAGTATTCGCCCGCAGCGATTTGCCGATTACATTGGGCAAAAAGACCTAAAAGATGTGCTAGATATTGCCATCAAAGCTGCCAAATCAAGAGGTGAAGTGCTGGATCATTTGCTACTATACGGGCCGCCGGGACTGGGTAAAACCACAATGGCAATGATTTTAGCATCGGAAATGGGGGTAAACTACAAAATTACAAGTGCGCCAGCACTAGAACGCCCACGGGATATTGTAGGGCTACTAGTGAACTTAAAGCCAGGAGATATTCTCTTTGTTGATGAAATTCATCGGCTTTCGCGCATGACCGAAGAAATTCTCTATCCCGCAATGGAAGATTATCGCCTCGATATTACCATTGGTAAAGGCTCCAGTGCGCGCATCCGGAGCATACCTCTGTCAAAATTTACTCTAGTGGGAGCCACAACCCGTGTAGGTGCTTTAACTTCTCCACTACGCGATCGCTTTGGTTTAGTCCAAAAGCTGCGATTTTATGAAGTCGAGGAACTGAGCAAAATTGTACTGCGAACTGCCCAACTACTTCAAACCCCAATTACACAAGATGGGGCTACAGAAATTGCTAGGCGATCGCGGGGAACACCACGGATAGCAAATAGGCTACTAAAACGGGTACGTGATTATGCGGAAGTTAAACAAGCAGGGGAAATCAACCAAATAGTTGCAGGTGAAGCATTGCAACTATTCCAAGTAGATCCATGCGGTTTAGATTGGACAGACCGCAAGATGTTAAGTGTGATCATTGAACAATTTAATGGTGGGCCAGTGGGCTTAGAAACAATAGCCGCAGCTACAGGTGAAGATACCCAAACCATTGAAGAAGTCTACGAACCCTACTTGATGCAAATTGGCTATTTAAGCCGCACTCCCCGTGGCAGAACCGCCACAACCGCAGCATATAAGCATTTAGGTTTTAAGCCACCTAATGAACAGTTGTCTTTGCTGTAA
- a CDS encoding cupin domain-containing protein: MITASLNDLPEESVSHNPEIKKKVMLRLGDLPYLTNFSQARFAPGQSAPAHAHQDMSEVFFVEAGEGVIHVDGVEYPLLPGNCIAIEPGEVHEVVNTGKDELILTYFGLRVEKPAL, translated from the coding sequence ATGATTACCGCATCCTTGAACGATTTACCAGAAGAATCTGTTTCTCATAATCCCGAAATCAAGAAAAAAGTGATGCTGCGTCTGGGAGATTTACCTTACCTGACGAACTTTTCGCAAGCGCGTTTTGCACCTGGACAAAGCGCGCCAGCCCACGCCCATCAAGATATGTCCGAAGTGTTTTTTGTAGAAGCTGGTGAGGGGGTAATTCATGTCGATGGTGTGGAATACCCCCTACTTCCAGGTAACTGTATTGCTATAGAACCAGGTGAAGTTCACGAAGTTGTGAACACAGGTAAAGATGAACTAATACTTACCTACTTCGGTTTGCGCGTTGAAAAGCCAGCATTATGA
- a CDS encoding tetratricopeptide repeat protein: MIQLISIFLSLLLLFGWGTPVMALSQSSSVTQEQLEQGDELANKAFAATNKGDFATAETYWTQIIEQFPTNAGAWSNRGNSRVSQNKLAAALTDYNKAIELAPQVTDPYLNRGTALEGLGKWEDAIADYNHVLELDPKDAMAYNNRGNAKAGLGKWQDAIADYQKSFAIAPNFAFARANYALALYETGQIEPAIREMRNIVRKYPKFADMRAALTAAYWVTGQKGEAESNWVAAVGLDTRYKDINWVTTIRRWPPSMIYALDKFLKLQ, from the coding sequence ATGATTCAATTAATTAGTATTTTTCTCAGTCTTTTACTTTTGTTTGGCTGGGGTACACCAGTTATGGCACTTTCCCAAAGTTCTAGTGTCACTCAAGAACAGTTAGAACAAGGGGATGAGTTGGCTAATAAAGCTTTTGCAGCTACTAATAAAGGCGATTTTGCGACGGCGGAAACCTACTGGACACAGATTATTGAGCAATTTCCTACTAATGCTGGTGCATGGAGTAATCGCGGCAATTCTCGGGTGAGTCAGAATAAATTAGCAGCTGCGCTGACGGATTATAACAAGGCTATAGAACTAGCTCCACAAGTTACCGATCCTTATTTAAATCGTGGTACAGCTTTGGAAGGATTGGGAAAATGGGAAGATGCGATCGCAGATTATAATCATGTCCTAGAATTAGATCCTAAAGACGCAATGGCATATAACAATCGCGGTAATGCTAAAGCCGGATTGGGAAAATGGCAAGATGCAATCGCAGACTATCAAAAATCATTTGCGATCGCTCCTAATTTCGCCTTTGCCCGTGCTAACTATGCTCTCGCACTATATGAGACTGGGCAAATTGAGCCAGCTATTCGCGAAATGCGGAATATAGTCCGTAAATATCCGAAATTTGCGGATATGCGCGCAGCACTGACTGCTGCCTATTGGGTGACTGGACAAAAAGGTGAAGCCGAAAGTAACTGGGTTGCAGCGGTAGGACTTGATACCCGCTACAAAGATATCAACTGGGTAACAACTATTCGCCGTTGGCCTCCCAGCATGATATATGCTTTGGATAAGTTTTTGAAACTCCAGTAA
- the hisF gene encoding imidazole glycerol phosphate synthase subunit HisF: MLSKRILPCLDVKAGRVVKGVNFVNLQDAGDPVELAKVYNEAGADELVFLDITATHEDRDTIIDVVYRTAEQVFIPLTVGGGIQSLENVKGLLRAGADKVSINSAAVREPDLINRASDRFGNQCIVVAIDARRRVDPENPGWDVYVRGGRENTGKDALLWAQEVEKRGAGELLVTSMDADGTQAGYDLELTKSIANAVQIPVIASGGAGNCEHIHAALTEGRAEAALLASLLHYGQLSVAQIKNYLRDRSVPVRMLN; this comes from the coding sequence ATGTTATCTAAAAGAATCTTACCTTGCTTAGATGTGAAGGCGGGACGAGTTGTAAAAGGTGTTAACTTTGTTAACCTGCAAGATGCAGGTGATCCGGTAGAACTGGCAAAGGTTTACAACGAAGCCGGTGCTGATGAGTTAGTGTTTCTAGATATTACCGCCACTCATGAAGACCGAGATACAATTATAGATGTGGTGTACCGCACGGCAGAGCAGGTCTTTATCCCCTTAACCGTAGGCGGTGGGATTCAATCCTTAGAAAATGTTAAAGGTTTGTTACGAGCCGGGGCAGACAAGGTTAGTATTAATTCTGCGGCAGTACGTGAACCAGACTTGATTAATCGGGCAAGCGATCGCTTTGGTAATCAGTGCATAGTTGTTGCTATTGATGCTAGACGCAGAGTTGACCCAGAAAATCCAGGTTGGGATGTGTATGTGCGAGGTGGCCGAGAAAATACAGGCAAAGATGCTTTACTCTGGGCACAAGAAGTAGAAAAGCGTGGTGCTGGAGAACTATTGGTTACAAGTATGGATGCTGATGGAACTCAAGCAGGTTATGACTTGGAATTGACAAAATCTATCGCTAACGCTGTACAAATTCCTGTGATTGCTTCGGGTGGGGCAGGAAATTGCGAACATATTCACGCTGCACTGACTGAAGGGAGAGCAGAAGCAGCGTTGTTAGCATCGCTTTTACATTATGGGCAATTAAGTGTAGCCCAAATCAAAAATTATTTACGCGATCGCTCCGTTCCAGTAAGAATGCTTAACTAA
- a CDS encoding Crp/Fnr family transcriptional regulator, whose product MSVSERVLEIQDFLRKTQIFQNVLDEQLQALANIAIVQTYKKGKTVFLEGDECTGFFIVKSGRIKVFKVAKDGKEQILHIFTAEEHFAEVPTFDGGHYPASAAAIENSEVVFVPRTAFLMVIQQHPDLAIAILATFARHLRKLTYLVDTLSFQEVPERLGNYLLTLSDRTGKDVVELDLPKRQLAALLGTIPETLSRAFYKLTQEGIIEMNGSSIRLCDRDRLIQK is encoded by the coding sequence ATGAGTGTTAGTGAACGTGTCTTAGAAATTCAAGATTTTTTGCGAAAAACACAGATTTTTCAGAATGTTTTGGATGAGCAGCTGCAAGCCTTAGCGAATATTGCTATCGTACAAACTTATAAAAAAGGAAAAACAGTTTTTCTAGAAGGAGATGAATGTACAGGATTCTTTATCGTTAAATCTGGCAGAATTAAAGTTTTTAAAGTAGCAAAAGATGGCAAAGAGCAAATTCTGCATATATTTACGGCTGAAGAACATTTTGCCGAAGTACCTACCTTCGATGGTGGACATTATCCAGCCTCAGCCGCAGCAATTGAAAATTCTGAGGTGGTATTTGTTCCCCGAACAGCATTTTTGATGGTAATACAACAACATCCAGACTTAGCGATCGCAATTTTGGCAACCTTTGCGCGACACTTACGAAAGCTAACCTATTTAGTTGATACCCTGTCGTTTCAGGAAGTCCCTGAACGGCTGGGAAACTACTTATTAACATTAAGCGATCGCACAGGTAAGGATGTAGTTGAACTGGACTTACCCAAAAGACAACTCGCCGCACTTTTAGGAACAATTCCCGAAACCCTCTCCCGCGCCTTCTATAAACTCACTCAAGAAGGAATCATTGAGATGAACGGTTCCAGCATTCGATTGTGCGATCGCGATCGGCTGATTCAGAAATGA
- a CDS encoding outer membrane protein assembly factor, translating into MRVSSAAIFTLATLAASNATQQAMAAPVQDSLQTEKASKLVVPVIEDSPARVEAVSAPETVVAQQFSQNPVVVQRGVSNNSAVMVTPEQGNKKNVPVVLPTPPVIIRTPTAPISLNQGTQRNPKTTIPNTPTPKVTPVVTPPFATPPAIDNNLVVTATDVQILGASQELQQIVRQVIKTQKGGDTSQSQLQKDVTAILNTGLFTSANVNSRTTPAGLNVVYQVQPIVVRSLQLSGAKALTYQVALTPFQSQIGAVISPAALQQAVQQINKWYADNGYNLARVMSIKPNREGILTVNVAEGLVGDIKFRFLNDDGQSVDSKGNPVSGRTKPDFIRQQLKLKPGQIFQENTVRQDVQQLYRTGLFETVNVALEGDANKVDLVYELKENGARAVNVGGSYNADQGILGTLTYQDQNVGGVNNTVGLNVGVGLRDFQFDTKYTSPYRETSPDTLGYTINAFRRRELSTIFDDEVPLANGDRAREGRIGGGISLQRPIDDWDTSLGFNYNRISIRDRQGNITPTDAKGNPLTASGTGIDDLTTVSFTATKDRRNNPINPTQGSVLKLSTEQSIPIGQGNISMNRVTANYSQYVPLQIFSTKQPQVFALNVQAGTVLGNLPPYESFNLGGSNSVRGYNTGDVGNGRSYVLASAEYRFPIVSAVGGVLFADFASDLGSGSSVLGDPAGVRGKPGTGFGYGAGVRFDSPLGLIRADYGINDQGESRVHFGIGQRF; encoded by the coding sequence ATGCGAGTTTCTTCTGCAGCAATTTTTACTTTAGCGACCTTGGCGGCTAGTAATGCCACTCAGCAAGCAATGGCTGCGCCTGTCCAAGATTCTCTTCAAACTGAAAAAGCAAGTAAATTAGTAGTTCCGGTGATTGAAGACTCGCCAGCACGGGTAGAAGCGGTTTCAGCACCGGAGACGGTAGTTGCCCAACAATTTTCCCAAAATCCTGTAGTTGTGCAAAGAGGGGTGAGTAACAACTCCGCAGTTATGGTAACTCCGGAACAGGGTAATAAGAAGAATGTACCAGTTGTACTTCCTACTCCACCCGTAATTATCCGCACGCCTACTGCGCCTATTTCTCTCAACCAAGGAACACAGAGAAATCCTAAGACGACAATTCCTAACACCCCCACCCCAAAGGTAACGCCAGTTGTTACCCCTCCTTTTGCGACTCCCCCAGCAATTGACAATAATTTAGTTGTCACAGCCACAGATGTGCAGATATTGGGTGCAAGTCAGGAATTACAACAGATAGTTCGCCAGGTAATTAAAACCCAAAAAGGTGGCGATACTAGTCAAAGCCAGCTGCAAAAAGATGTAACAGCAATTTTGAATACAGGTTTATTTACCAGCGCTAACGTTAATAGCCGCACTACACCAGCCGGGTTGAATGTAGTGTATCAGGTACAACCCATAGTAGTGCGATCGCTGCAACTTTCTGGGGCAAAGGCGCTTACCTATCAAGTCGCCCTAACACCTTTCCAATCGCAAATCGGTGCTGTAATTAGTCCGGCTGCACTCCAGCAAGCAGTACAACAAATTAATAAATGGTATGCCGATAACGGTTACAACTTAGCGCGGGTGATGTCAATTAAACCCAACCGCGAAGGAATTTTGACTGTTAATGTTGCCGAAGGTTTGGTAGGGGATATCAAGTTTCGCTTTCTCAATGATGATGGTCAAAGCGTTGATAGCAAAGGTAATCCTGTTAGTGGGCGGACTAAACCTGATTTTATTCGCCAGCAACTCAAACTTAAGCCTGGTCAAATCTTCCAAGAAAATACTGTGAGGCAAGATGTGCAACAACTTTATCGCACAGGCTTATTTGAAACTGTCAATGTAGCTTTAGAAGGGGATGCCAACAAGGTAGATTTAGTCTACGAACTCAAAGAAAATGGGGCCCGTGCAGTTAACGTTGGTGGTAGTTACAACGCCGACCAAGGAATTTTAGGCACATTAACTTATCAAGACCAAAATGTTGGCGGTGTCAACAATACTGTGGGTTTGAATGTCGGTGTGGGATTGCGTGACTTTCAATTTGATACTAAATATACAAGTCCCTATCGCGAAACTAGCCCTGATACTCTAGGATATACAATCAATGCCTTTCGCCGTCGCGAACTCTCAACGATATTTGATGATGAAGTTCCACTAGCAAACGGTGATAGGGCTAGAGAAGGGCGGATTGGCGGTGGTATTAGCTTGCAACGCCCCATTGATGATTGGGATACATCCTTAGGATTTAACTATAACCGGATTAGTATCCGCGATCGCCAAGGTAATATTACCCCAACCGATGCCAAAGGAAATCCTTTAACTGCTAGTGGTACAGGTATTGATGACCTGACAACAGTATCTTTTACCGCTACCAAAGACCGACGCAATAACCCCATCAATCCTACTCAAGGTTCTGTTCTCAAACTTAGTACAGAACAATCAATTCCCATTGGTCAAGGGAATATATCCATGAACCGCGTCACAGCGAATTATAGCCAGTATGTACCATTACAGATATTTTCCACCAAACAACCACAAGTATTTGCCTTAAATGTGCAAGCTGGGACAGTTTTAGGGAATTTACCACCTTATGAAAGCTTTAACTTAGGCGGTTCTAATTCCGTGCGCGGTTACAATACTGGGGATGTGGGAAATGGTCGCAGTTATGTGCTAGCTTCCGCAGAATATCGCTTTCCTATTGTCTCAGCAGTGGGTGGTGTATTGTTTGCTGACTTTGCCTCCGATTTAGGTTCTGGTAGTAGCGTTCTAGGAGATCCCGCAGGTGTACGCGGTAAGCCAGGTACTGGTTTTGGTTATGGTGCAGGGGTGCGTTTCGACTCACCCCTAGGCTTAATCCGGGCTGACTATGGTATTAACGACCAAGGAGAAAGCCGTGTACATTTCGGTATCGGACAACGCTTTTAA
- a CDS encoding lipid-A-disaccharide synthase-related protein gives MNDVSPLSVASPAPSPSSRLQLLVLSNGHGEDVIAVRILQALQQQSNPPDIFALPLVGEGRAYQQLDIPVIGSVRTLPSGGFIYMDGRQLAKDVRGGLVQLTLSQIKAVRRWVKSQKKLGNNQAILAVGDIVPLLFATFSGANYAFVGTAKSEYYVRDESGLLPRKNKGAKWENFSGSIYHPWERWLMSRRRCRAVFPRDSLTTEILQKWPIPAFDLGNPMMDGLAPSFPTQRFYSGDMQQQEITRPLVVTLLPGSRAPEAYSNWESITVAVSALLSSFRERDSVFYTSGTVIFLGAIAPSLDCNALIKTLTIQGWRSHPESPIQLNDPNLLTFKQKNAYFVLTQQAYNDCLHLGDFAIAMAGTATEQFVGLGKPAIAIPGQGPQYNPGFAEAQSRLLGPSLILVDQPSKVAKEVQSLFQNPDRLQIIADNGLLRMGQPGAAQRIAECLQARL, from the coding sequence ATGAATGATGTATCGCCCTTATCTGTAGCTTCCCCAGCGCCATCTCCCAGTTCTCGTTTGCAGCTACTTGTATTAAGTAATGGACATGGTGAAGATGTAATTGCTGTACGGATTTTGCAAGCACTCCAACAACAATCAAACCCACCAGATATTTTTGCTTTACCTCTGGTGGGTGAAGGACGCGCTTATCAACAGTTAGATATCCCTGTGATTGGTTCAGTGCGGACTTTGCCTTCTGGCGGTTTTATCTATATGGATGGACGACAACTAGCCAAAGATGTCCGTGGTGGTTTAGTGCAATTAACTCTCAGTCAAATTAAAGCTGTCCGTCGTTGGGTGAAATCGCAAAAAAAATTAGGTAACAATCAGGCGATTTTAGCTGTAGGCGATATAGTCCCACTTTTATTTGCCACATTTAGCGGTGCTAACTATGCTTTTGTAGGCACTGCAAAATCAGAATATTATGTGCGCGATGAATCTGGTTTATTACCACGTAAAAATAAAGGCGCAAAATGGGAAAATTTTTCTGGTTCGATTTATCATCCCTGGGAACGGTGGTTGATGAGTCGTCGCCGTTGTCGGGCGGTGTTCCCTAGAGATTCCCTAACCACAGAAATTTTGCAAAAATGGCCGATTCCCGCCTTTGATTTGGGTAATCCCATGATGGATGGATTGGCACCTTCTTTTCCCACACAACGATTTTATAGTGGGGATATGCAACAGCAAGAAATCACCCGTCCTCTGGTTGTAACTCTGCTACCTGGTTCTCGTGCGCCAGAGGCCTATAGTAATTGGGAAAGTATTACGGTTGCGGTGTCTGCATTACTTTCTAGTTTCCGGGAGCGAGATTCGGTTTTTTATACTTCTGGCACAGTAATATTTTTAGGAGCGATCGCACCTAGTTTAGACTGTAACGCTTTAATCAAAACTCTCACCATCCAAGGCTGGCGTTCTCATCCAGAGTCACCGATCCAGCTGAACGACCCTAATTTATTGACATTTAAGCAAAAAAATGCGTACTTTGTCTTGACGCAACAAGCTTATAACGATTGCTTGCATTTAGGAGATTTTGCGATCGCAATGGCAGGTACAGCCACAGAACAATTCGTAGGTTTAGGAAAACCTGCGATCGCGATTCCCGGTCAAGGGCCACAATATAATCCTGGCTTTGCCGAAGCGCAAAGTCGCCTTCTGGGGCCATCTTTGATTTTAGTAGATCAACCCAGCAAAGTTGCCAAAGAAGTGCAGTCTTTATTCCAGAATCCCGACAGGTTGCAAATAATTGCCGACAACGGCTTACTGCGGATGGGTCAACCAGGCGCAGCACAACGCATTGCTGAATGTTTGCAAGCACGATTGTAA
- a CDS encoding serine/threonine-protein kinase, which produces MLAGTTLQGGKYTLNQEIGRGGFGITFKATHHYLGQEVVMKTINERLRQHPDFAKFERQFQDEARRLATCVHPNIVRVSDFFVEAGLPYMVMEYIPGDTLGDAFVLPGIPLPEATAIHYIRQIAAALQVVHNNGLLHRDVKPDNIILRQGTQEVVLIDFGIAREFNGGVKQTHTGMVSEGYSPIEQYLTQAPRTPATDVYGLAATLYALLTGQVPMPALLRDREQMPSPRELQPHLSAAVNQAVMRGMAVESRFRPATVGEWLKLLPGDGVTVATPSAPTHTVATINLSLQEQENLFGNTGKKEITVPTTLKNARELAQKLAASKVFIGTSVAVIAATAGFGITSMLPKSQPQPQENSTPLFSQPTQEQKTQTPVADTTPSSSTQEAQTSTSSEVKPVSTSSRRRRYRRVSQEESAQTNTNKTSQEETSSNRSSEQPAPTPNPSPTSSLVEKLRAYQSSRKSSPAPGVNNSPSTTKDSAAPRTEKQSNPVVIPSSPAADTKRSDPPAVVVPTQEVKQNSSSDNSPKVEKSTEKAVEENN; this is translated from the coding sequence ATGTTAGCAGGTACAACTTTACAGGGTGGAAAATATACCCTAAACCAAGAAATCGGACGTGGTGGCTTTGGCATTACGTTCAAAGCTACGCATCATTACTTAGGTCAGGAAGTAGTGATGAAAACTATTAATGAAAGGCTGCGACAACATCCTGATTTTGCCAAGTTCGAGCGCCAATTCCAAGATGAGGCGAGACGATTAGCTACTTGTGTCCACCCCAACATTGTACGGGTAAGCGACTTTTTTGTGGAAGCTGGTTTACCTTACATGGTAATGGAATATATTCCCGGCGACACTTTGGGAGATGCATTTGTTTTACCAGGGATACCGTTACCAGAAGCCACAGCAATTCATTACATCCGGCAAATTGCAGCTGCTTTACAGGTAGTACATAACAACGGTTTGCTGCACCGCGATGTCAAACCAGATAATATAATTTTGCGCCAAGGCACTCAGGAAGTAGTGCTGATTGATTTTGGCATTGCTAGAGAATTTAACGGTGGTGTTAAACAAACACACACAGGCATGGTTTCTGAGGGTTATTCTCCCATTGAACAATACCTCACACAAGCGCCACGCACACCCGCCACAGATGTTTATGGCTTGGCTGCTACATTGTATGCATTGTTGACTGGGCAAGTGCCCATGCCAGCACTACTGCGCGATCGCGAACAAATGCCATCTCCCCGGGAACTGCAACCACACCTCAGCGCTGCGGTGAATCAAGCAGTCATGCGGGGAATGGCGGTAGAATCTCGCTTCCGTCCCGCGACAGTTGGTGAATGGCTAAAACTGCTACCGGGTGATGGAGTAACAGTAGCTACACCTTCCGCACCAACTCATACAGTGGCAACTATTAATTTATCGTTGCAAGAACAAGAAAATTTATTTGGTAATACTGGCAAAAAAGAAATTACCGTGCCAACCACCCTCAAGAATGCAAGAGAACTGGCACAAAAACTAGCAGCATCTAAAGTATTTATTGGTACTAGCGTAGCAGTGATTGCAGCTACAGCAGGGTTTGGCATTACTAGTATGTTGCCAAAATCCCAGCCCCAGCCCCAGGAAAACTCAACTCCGCTTTTCTCTCAACCCACACAAGAGCAAAAAACGCAAACACCTGTAGCAGATACAACGCCATCATCCAGTACTCAAGAAGCTCAAACCTCTACATCCTCTGAGGTAAAACCCGTTTCTACTTCTTCAAGGCGCAGGCGCTATCGTCGCGTTTCTCAAGAAGAATCTGCCCAAACTAATACTAATAAAACATCTCAAGAAGAAACTTCATCAAACCGTAGTTCTGAACAGCCCGCACCTACCCCTAATCCTTCCCCTACATCATCTTTAGTAGAAAAATTACGAGCATACCAATCATCTCGTAAATCATCCCCCGCACCAGGAGTTAATAATTCACCTTCAACGACAAAAGATTCTGCTGCACCTCGCACAGAGAAGCAGTCAAATCCTGTAGTGATACCATCTTCGCCAGCAGCAGACACAAAACGTTCAGATCCTCCAGCTGTAGTGGTTCCCACTCAAGAGGTGAAACAAAATTCCAGCAGTGATAATTCTCCGAAGGTGGAGAAGTCAACGGAGAAAGCAGTGGAAGAGAATAATTAA